A single genomic interval of Blastopirellula marina harbors:
- a CDS encoding response regulator: MKTVFTTGEAAKICKVSQQTIIRCFDSGQLKGFRVPGSRFRRIPRDQLYNFMRENGIPTDALESGKRKALIVDDDVDLVELLVDAFERDGRFDLRTANNGFDAGMLVKEFHPDIVVLDIMLPDINGKEVCQRVRMDKTMEDVKILCISGMIEQDKVADLMACGANEFMQKPFSVEALVDKACNMLDMESVNS, translated from the coding sequence ATGAAAACAGTCTTTACGACCGGTGAAGCGGCGAAGATCTGCAAGGTCAGCCAACAAACGATCATTCGTTGCTTCGACTCGGGGCAATTGAAAGGATTTCGCGTCCCAGGTAGCCGGTTTCGACGTATCCCGCGCGACCAACTTTACAACTTCATGCGTGAAAACGGTATTCCAACCGACGCTCTGGAAAGTGGCAAGCGGAAAGCCCTGATCGTTGACGACGACGTCGATCTTGTGGAACTGCTCGTCGACGCTTTCGAACGTGACGGCCGTTTTGACCTGCGGACCGCCAACAACGGCTTTGACGCGGGGATGCTGGTCAAGGAATTCCACCCCGACATCGTCGTGCTCGACATCATGCTGCCCGACATTAACGGTAAGGAAGTCTGCCAACGAGTTCGCATGGATAAGACGATGGAAGACGTCAAAATCCTTTGCATCTCCGGTATGATCGAACAAGATAAGGTCGCCGACCTCATGGCTTGCGGTGCCAACGAGTTTATGCAGAAGCCTTTCTCAGTCGAAGCCCTCGTCGACAAGGCCTGCAACATGCTCGACATGGAATCGGTAAACTCCTAA
- a CDS encoding sensor histidine kinase, which produces MESSSDPGSPDRRQLRDEKLASLKRLAYGASHEINNPLANIASRAQALLADETNPDRRHELATIYAQAMRGHEMIADLMLFARPPLPQLAACCLGDIAADTMRQMLPAARQQHTVLKLEAPENEIKLHADAAQLTFALCAMIRNSLEALQKGGQIVIILAESAESAIMSVQDDGPGIPTDAVDVIFDPFHSGREAGRGLGFGLTKCWTIAQAHGGNAYIDCNAAPLAKVVLEIPLSPRT; this is translated from the coding sequence ATGGAATCGTCTTCCGATCCTGGTTCGCCTGACCGCCGGCAATTGCGCGACGAGAAGTTGGCCAGTCTGAAACGACTTGCTTACGGCGCCAGCCACGAGATCAACAACCCGCTGGCCAATATCGCCAGCCGTGCTCAAGCGTTGCTCGCTGATGAAACAAATCCCGATCGCCGGCACGAACTTGCCACCATCTACGCCCAAGCGATGCGTGGGCACGAGATGATCGCGGACTTAATGCTGTTTGCCCGCCCTCCCCTGCCGCAGCTCGCTGCGTGCTGCTTAGGCGATATTGCCGCCGACACGATGAGACAAATGCTCCCCGCAGCTCGTCAGCAGCACACCGTGCTGAAGTTAGAAGCGCCGGAGAACGAAATCAAACTCCACGCCGACGCCGCCCAACTAACGTTTGCATTATGTGCGATGATTCGTAATTCACTGGAAGCACTCCAGAAGGGTGGACAAATCGTGATCATCTTGGCAGAGTCCGCAGAGTCCGCCATCATGTCTGTGCAAGACGATGGTCCCGGCATTCCGACGGACGCGGTCGATGTGATTTTCGATCCATTTCACAGTGGACGAGAAGCTGGCCGCGGGCTCGGTTTCGGACTCACAAAATGTTGGACCATCGCCCAGGCCCATGGTGGCAACGCGTATATCGATTGCAACGCCGCCCCACTAGCCAAAGTCGTCCTCGAGATTCCCCTTTCGCCGCGCACCTGA